In Candidatus Bathyarchaeia archaeon, the genomic window GATTGGGATAACTACCTCGAATCCCGAATCCCTCCCATCGAGGGCTGAGAAATAGACGCAATAATCTAGGGCCAGCCCGCAGAGGAAGATCCGCTTAACCCCCAATTCCCCAAGATAGCCAGATAGGCCCGTGCGCGTTTTCCTATCATTCTCCAAGAACGCCGAATAGCTGTCCACGGCTGGCCGGAACCCCTTCCTTATCACGGCTTTGGCGAGCTTCGCATTGAAGCCCGGGTGGAAATCCGCCCCTTGAGAGCCTTGGACGCAATGATCGGGCCAAAGGACTGGGCCTATCCCCCCCGCCTCATATCTCTCGAAGGGCCTTTTGCCGTGGCTGCTGGCGAACGATAGATGGCCCGGGGGGTGCCAATCCTGCGTCGCGACTATTGGATTGCCAAGGCGATGGAAAATTTCGGCCAAGGCATTTATGGGGGGGATTATCTCATCGCCGCCCTCGACCGGAAGCGCGCCGGATGGCATGAAATCGTTCTGCAAATCGATCACTATCAATGCATCCGCACCCCCCACCTCGACCTCGATTAACTCCAGCTCCTCCAGCCTCATGAGCGGATCCCCTCATTATTACTAAGGCATTTGCCATCCTTGATCCGCCCCCAAGGCTTAAAAACATTCGAGGATGGCCTCGTGGGCTCCTCGTCGCTAAACCGCTCGGGATCGATTGTTGCCGATCCCCGCAGTCGATCCCCCAACTTTTTAAGGACATGCGCCGAAGGCCCATCTCGCGATGTCCGAGCCTGTAAGGGTACGCGAGATCATGGCCGGGGATCCGCTGACATGCTCCCCGAGCGATCGATTGGATGACGCCGTTGAAAAGATGAACCGCCTCAGGGTCGGCTCGATCATAGCCGTGGAGGGGGGGCGGCCCGTGGGGATAGTTACGGAGAGGGATATACTGGTCAAGGTCGTAGCCAAGGGGAGGTTGGCGAGGGACCTGAGGGTTCATGAGATAATGAGCGCTCCGGTTCGAACGATCCTTGAGGATGCGCCGGTGGAGGAGGCCGCAAAGAGGATGGTGGATTGGGGCATCAAGAGGCTTGTGGTCCTCAGTGGATCATCGCTCGTGGGCATAATAACGGCCACCGATATAATGAGGGCGGTGGCGGCCGGGAAATTGGCGCGCGAGGTCTACCTATACCTGTCGGATATATTTAAGGGCCCCCATCTATCTGGGCTGATCGGGCAGAAGGGGTGTTGAGTTGCGGATAAGTTGCTCAGGAACCCGGTTTCTCAATCATCCGGAACACTTCAGCCCTAGCCTGTTCCTCATCGCAACCCAAAGCCCTTTGCAGGAGATGAGAATATAAAACCTTTAGTGATGGAGGGATCCGGGCTTGTACGCCGTATTCCTCATCGGCATGGCCGGCTCCGGCAAATCGGCCTTGACGTCCGAGCTCCTGAACTGGGCTAGGTTGAAGGATCAGGACGTGATCTCGCTCAACTTGGATCCCGGGGTTAGATCCCTCCCCTACAATCCGGATGTGGACATAAGGTCCTACGTGAGCGTCGAGGGCCTCATGGAGGAGTACGGCTTGGGCCCGAACGGGGCCCTCCTCATGGCGGCGGATCTTATGGGGGATTACCTAGAGGAGTTGAGGGATGAGGTCGAATCCACCGGCGCGGATTTGGTCTTGGTGGATACCCCGGGGCAGATAGAGCTCTTCGCCTTCCGGGAGAGCGGGAAGTTCATAGCCGCCGAGTTCACCGATGATCCGAAGGCCGTGGTCTACCTCTTCGATGGGCCGTTCTCCAAGAACCCGCTGAACTACATCTCGAATATGTATATGTCGATGGCCGTTTATGAGAGGCTGATGCTCCCGCAGATCTACGTCCTCAGCAAGGCCGACCTCCTATCGGAGGAGGAGCTCGGGACGGTTATGGGATGGTCGGAGGATATCGAGAACTTGGAGGATGCCCTCAGGGGGGCCTCCGAGGGGACCGCCTACCTAATATCCAAGGATCTAGCTAGGGCGATCAGCGGGATAGGGATAGATTTCCATCCCCTGCCCGTATCCTCGAAGAAGGCCATTGGGCTCACGGAGCTTTACGCCGAGATCACGAGGGCCCTCAGGGGGGGCGAGGAGCTGGATCCCTGAGGGGATCGGGCCACCATAAGCGATTTATTAATATCGCCGATGAGATGCGCTTGGGTAATCGCGGATGGGCGCGAGGGCCGAGAGGATAATCAAGAAAGCGCTCTCCGAGGGCAGGAAGAACCTGACGGGCCTTGAGGCCAAGGAGATATGCAAGGATTACAAAATACCGGTGCCCAACTATCGCTTGGCGAGGAGCGAAAGGGAGGCCGTGGAGTTCGCCAAGAGGATGGGGTTTCCCGTGGTCCTCGAGGTGGTTTCCGCGGACATCCTCCACAAGACCGACGTTGGGGGGATCTGCTTGAACCTAAAGGGCCCATCGGAGGTGAGGGCCCATTATCGAATGATCCTGAAGAACGTCAAGAGGAAGAGGCCCGATGCGAAGATCGATGGGGTCATGGTGAGGAAGATGGCGCCGAGCGGCATAGAGGTCATAGTCGGCGGGATCAAGGATCCCCAATTCGGGCAAACCATAATGTTCGGCTTAGGGGGGATATTCGTGGAGGTCTTCAAGGACGTTACCTTCAGAGTGGCTCCGGTGTCGCAAGGGGAGGCCGAGGAGATGCTGAGGGAGATAAGGGGATATGAAATCCTCAAGGGCTATAGGGGGATGCCGAAGGCCGATGAGCGCGCCTTGGTCGATATAATCCAGAAGACATCGGGATTGCTGATGGACTTCCCGGAGATATCCCAGATGGATCTTAACCCGATAATGGCCTATGAGAGGGGCGCGATGGTAGTGGACGCCAAGATAGTGCTTTAAGGCCATAAGGCCCTTTGGTGGGATCGCGGTTGGCCGATCCTTGGGATAGGGCGGAGGAGATCAGCAGGGCCATATGGGAATTGAAGGAGAGGGCCAAGGAGCTCAAGGCGAGGAGGGACTCCTATAATTCCGATGCGAAGCTGATCTTGGAAAGAAGGGAGGGGTTGAGCCTAAAGCTTAGGGAGATAATCAGGGAAATCCGTTCCAATAAGAGCGCGAGGGATGAGCTCAACAAAAGCCTCAAGGAGCTTAGGGCGCAAGAGTTGGAGCTGAAGCGCAAGGTCTCGGCGGCCATGAAGGCAATGGGGAGGAGCTCGAAGCTTGATGAGGCGGGCTTGGAGGAGGAGATCCGCAGGCTGGATTGGGTGATCCAGACCTCATCCCTTCCGATCGAGAGGGAGAAGGAACTCGTGGAGCGGGTGAGAAGGCTGGAATCGGAGCTGGCCGAGGTGAGGCGGCAAATATCGTTTAGGAAGGACTTGGAGGAGATGCGGAGGAGGATCGAGGGCTTGCGGTCGGAAATAGCGGAGAAAGAGAAAGAGAGGGATGAGTTCCATGCGAGGGTCGTCTCGCTCGCGAAGGCCGCCGATTCACTCAGGGGGGAGATCAGGGAGGCGGAGAGCAGATACGTGGAGGTTAAAGGGGCGGCGGATGCGACCCATAGGGAGTATTTGGGGTGCTTGGAGAGGATAAAGGAGCTAAGAGCGGAGATCAAGGCCATGGAGGAGGAGAGGGTTAGGAGAAGGATGGAGGAACTGGAGAGGGCGGCCTCCGAGAAATTTAAAAATAGGAGGAAACTCTCCTTCGAGGAGTTCAAGATTTTGATGGAGAAGAAGACAATTTAGGTTTATTATCGACCGGGCCCAATCGGGATCGCGGTCCGAAGCGGATTTGGGAGTTGGGAACGATCGGGTCAGGATAGCCATAATCGGCGGCACGGGCTTCGAGAGGATATTGGAAACGGGGGAGTCCGTGCTTATCGGGACGCCCTTCGGCATACCGCCTCGGATAATCTTGGGCGAGATCGGCGGGAGGAGGGTGGCGTTCCTGCCGCGCCACGGCCTCGAGCATAGCATCCCTCCGCATAGGATCAATTATAGGGCCAATATTTGGGCCCTCAAGTCCATGGGCATTGAGCGCATAATTTCCACGAACGCCGTTGGGGCGATCAACCCGGATTACAGGCCCGGCGATATAGCGATCCCGGCCGACTTGATGGATTTCACAAAATGCAGGAGATCGACTTTCTTTGACGCGGCCCCCGTTACCCATATAGATGTCAGCACGCCCTTCTGCCCGGAGATAGCTAGCCTCTTGCTCGAGGAGTCTAAGAAGCATGCGCCCGTCGTCCGGAGCGGATCCGTAATGGCCGTGACCGAGGGGCCTAGGTTTGAGACCCCGGCGGAGATAAGGATGCTGAGGGCTTTGGGGGCCGATCTCGTAGGCATGACGGCCTCCCCCGAGGCGTTCTTGGCGAGGGAGCTCGGCATATGCTATTGCCCCCTTTGCTTCGTTTCGAATATGGCGGCCGGCATGCAAGAGAGGGTGACCGCCAAGGAGGTGCTGGAGGTGGCCGAAAGGCTTTATCCGATCATCGATGCAATCCTCAAGGGGGTCATAGCCTCGATCCCTTTGGAGAGGAAGTGCAATTGCATGGCCCCGGCCGGGGGGCCATAGGGCTTGGCTGGGATATCGTTAAGGAGGATATTGGAGCTCACGGGCGTCTATAAACTCTACGAGAAGAAGCTACTGAGCGAGATCAAGGGGAAGGGGATGCCAGAGCATATAGCGGTCATATTGGATGGGAACAGGAGGTGGGCCTCGGAGCGGATGTTGCCAACGACCGAGGGCCATAACCACGGCGCCAAAACACTCGAGGAGTTCCTGCGGTGGTGCTTGGAGCTCGGGATAAAGATAGTAACCGTATACATACTCTCTACGGAGAATCTGGGGAGGAGCAAGGAGGAGATCGAGAACATATTCCGGGTGATGGAGGAGAAGCTGAGGGCGATTATCTCCAATCCAGAGATCCATAGGAACGGAGTTAGGGTGAAGGTGCTCGGGAGGCTCTCCCTATTGCCCGAAAACCTGAGGGCTTTGTTGAGCGAGTTGGAGGATGCCACGAAGGGCTATAGCAATTGCTACTTCAACCTAGCCGTGGCTTACGGGGGGAGAATGGAGATATTGGATGCGGCGAGGAAGATCGCGGAGATGGTCAAGGAGGGGAAGATAGAACCGAGCGAGATAGATGAGGATCTCTTCATGAGGAACCTCTACACCGCTCACCTGCCGAAGCCCGAACCGGACCTCATCATAAGGACCTCCGGGGAGGAGCGCTTGAGCGGGTTCCTGATATGGCAATCGGCGTATAGCGAGCTTTGCTTCTTGGATATATATTGGCCCGATTTCAGGAAGATCGACTTGCTGAGGGCCATAAGGATCTATCAAAGGAGATCTAGGAGGTTCGGGAGGTGAGCCAACGACTGGCATTGAGGTCCGGGTGATTTTCTAAATGGTCCATATAAAAAGGATCACGATCAAGGGCTTCAAGACGTTCGGCAAGAAGACCACGATATCGCTGGAGAAGGGGCTCACGATAATCACGGGGCCGAACGGCTCCGGGAAGAGCAACATAATGGATTCGATAAAGTTCGCCTTGGGGGAGTTGAGCCCAAGGGAGCTGAGGGGCGCCACTATATCCGATGTTATACATAAGAGCCAGAGGGCCTCCGCCGGATCCGCTTACGTCTCATTACAATTCGAAAACCTCGATAGGAGAATACCAGTTGATTCCGATATAGTAACGATCTCTAGGGAGTACAGCGGAGGAGGGGAAGGGGTCTATAGGCTGAACGGAAGGAAGATCTCGAGGAAGTACCTAATGGATCTGCTATCATCCGCGAATATAATGGCGACCGGTCATAACATGATCCCCCAACATAGCGTCACGAGGATAGCCGAGTTATCCCCTGAGGAACGTATGAAGATCATAGCGGATATCGTCGGCATAGGAGTTTACGATGAGAAGAAGAAGGAGGCGGAGGTCCACCTGCAGAAGGCGGAGATAAACATAAGGATCGCGTCCGCCAAGGTGGCGGAGGTCAGGCAGAGGGTAGAATCCCTGGAGAGGGAGAGGAACGATTACATTAGGCATTCCTTCATAAAGGGCGAGGTTTCAAGGCTCAAGGCCATGCTAGCCTCCTCCGAGATTAACGGGATCGAGAGCGAGATCCGGCCATTGGAGCTTGAATTGGCCGAGCTCAATAGGAAGCTGAGCGAGCTGAGGGCGAGGAGAGCCGAATTGGCCTCTAGGAAATCCGGGATCGAGGCGAAGAGGAGGGCCTTGGATGAGCTCTCGGTGAATGGTAACGAAAACCTCTTCCGGCTGGAGAGGGAGATCTCGGACCTCGGCAACTCCATATCCGCTCTCTCCGCGGAGATCGGCGTAAATGCTTCGAGGATCCGGGGGATGGAGGAGGAGATAAAATCATTGGAGGCCAAGCGGGCATCCCTCCTAGGTTCGATCCAAGGGCTCGCTGGGCGATATCGGGACCTCCTCGCCAAGAGGAGGAAATTGGGATCCAAGATCGAGGGCCTCCTGTCGGAGTTGCTGGCCTTGAATGAGGAGGCGAAGGCCATGGAGGAAGGCATGGGCAGGGATGAGGGCCTCCTTAAGGAACTCGGGGAGAGGAGGAGGTCCTTGGAAGTGAAGCTGGCCAACTTGGACTCCAAGATCGAGGGCGCCATGAGAGAGCTCGACTCCATTGGGAGGAGGCTCTCCTCGCTAGATGATAGGAAAAGGGCCCTCGAATCCATGAAGGCCTCCCTATTGGCCAGCCGCGAAAGGGCATCGGGATTGGCCGAGGCGTTAGAACTTGAGATGGGGGGGATCCGAGAGGGGCTCATGAGGATGAAGAGGGAGATTGAGAGGATCGAGGCGGAGGTGGGCAGGGCCGAGGAGGTCCTAGACGAGGCTAAGGTGGCGCTGGCGGAGTTAAGCGCTAAATTCCAACGCAAGCTCGGCTCATCGGCCATCCGGGGTATCGAGGAATTGGCCCGCTTGGGCCTGCTGGATGGCTTCTTGGGGAAGCTGTCGGATCTCATCGAATATGGCGATGAATACGGGAAGGCCATTGAGGCCGCCTCCGATGGTTGGTTGGATGCCATAGTGGTTAGTGATTTGGGGGCCGCCGTGGCATGCATCGAGAAATCGCGGCGCTATGGGATCGGCGGGATGAAGCTGATACCTCTGCGGAACTTGGCCACGAGAGGAAATTCTCTCCCAAGGCTCCCGGGGTTCATCCAACCTTTATCGGAGCTGATAAAATGCGATGAGGCCCTAAGGCCGGCCGTCGAGTTCGTCTTCGGGGATACAGTGCTGATAAATTCCAAGGCCGCGGCCGCCTATTGCTATTCGAAGGGGATAAGGGCCGTTACGAAGAATGGGAGCCTCTACGAGCCCGGCGGCGGCCTCTCGAGCGGATTGGATGGGGGTACGAGGCCCGGATCCTCGACCGAGGCCTTGAGGATGGAGAGGGAGCTGAGGCATCGCCTCGAGGGGCTTGAGAGGGCCATCGGGATGAGTAGGAGGAGAAGAGACGCGTTGGCCAAGGCGATGGAGGAGATATTGGAGCGAAAATCCATGATTGAAGCCTCCTTGAAGTCCTCCCAGAGGGAATTGGAGGGGATCAATGCCGGTATCGGCCGCATAGAATTGGCTTTGAGGGCGATCGAGAAGGAGATGGGGGACTTGAGGATCGCAAAGGCGAACCTCGAGGCTAGGCTTGGGGAACTATCGAGGGAGAGGGAAACAGCATTGGAGGAGCTCGAAAGGGTGAGGGGGGAGATGGCTAGGATCGACGATCCAATCCGCCGCCGGACCATGCTCGAATTGAGGGCGAGGATTGAGGGGATCTCAAGGGAACTGGAGCTTGCAAAGGGGGAATGCGCAAAGGTGGAGAGGGAGATGATGGACTTGGAGTACTCCATCAAGGGTAGCGCTAAGGAGATGGCGGAGGCCTCGAGGAGGATGGGCTCATTAAGAGCGGAGATATTGGGCATCGGATCCGAAATCGAAAGGATCAAGGAAAGGAAGGGGGCTCTCCAAGGGGAGCTCGATGCCCTTAGGGCCAAGAGGATCGAATTGATAAAATCCATGGAATCGATCGCCTCCGAAAGGCGGGCTTTGGAGATCGAGCTCGGCGATCTGGAAGGGGAGATATCGAATATCTCCGAATCGATGGAGAAGATCGAAGGATCCATCAGGGAGCTGGATAGGAGCATTCAGGAGAGGAGGAATAGGATCGAGTTGCTCCGGATTCGATTGAGGGACCTCGGATACGATTCACCCTTGGCCATCGAGGGGTCGGATGTGCAAGCCCTCCAAATGGAGATGGAGGCACTTGAAGCGGAGCTTGAGCGGATCGGGTTGGTGAACCAGTTGGCCATAATCCATTATGAGGAACAGAAGAACAATTACAAGCAACTCTCCACCAAGATAGCGGAGCTGGAGATGGAGAAAGCCTCCATATTGAGATTCATGGCGGAGCTTGAGGAGAAGAAGCTCGCCACATTCCTCTCGGCCTTCGAGAAGATATCGCAAAACTTCCAAGAGATATTCCGGAGGATGACAGGCGGGGAGGGGAGGCTAATCTTGGAGAACCCGGAGAACCCCTTTGAGGGCGGGGTGGATATATCGGCCAAGTTCCCGGGCAAGGCCGAGCTCTCGATAGGGAGCGCCAGCGGCGGGGAGAAATCCGTCGCCACGGTTTGCTTCATCCTAGCGTTGCAGGCCTTCCGCCCGGTGCCCTTTTACGCCTTCGATGAAATAGATGCGCATCTGGACCCATTAAATTCGCAAAAACTTGCCGAAATATTGAAGGAGCGCTCCAAGGATTCTCAATTCATAGTTATAACCCTCAGGGACTCAATGATATCCGCCGGGGATAAGGTCTATGGGGTATATCTGAAGGATGGCGTATCGAATGTGGTTTGCTTGCCCAAGATCGATGGCGGCGGCTAGCGCCCCATGATCTAACCGGCGAAGACCGGGAGCGAATTTACCAACGCATCCCGCCCGGTCATCGGAAAGGCTGAAATATTTGCCCTCGGGACAAGAGCATCGCCTGGGCCAATCCGCGGACGGTGGGAAAAGATGTTTGGCAAACCCTTCTGGCTGAACCCCCCCTACGCCTTGCTCTTCGACCTAGTCCGCCTCCATAGGCTCAGGCCTTGGGACGTCAAGATAGCCGAGCTTCTCAACTCCTTCTTGGAGGAGATGAGGAATCGCGGGTCTATCGACTTCTACGCATCCGCTATAGCCCTCCTCTCCTCCTCCATAATCCATAGGATGAAATCCGAGCTGATCCTCAAGATGGAGGAGCCCCCGAGGCCTCCCCCAAATCCCGAATCCGAAATGGAGCGGATCCCGCTGCCGCCCCCCCTCCCATTGCCCCTTAAATTCGAATATGCTACGATCCCGATTGAGGAGATCCTGAGGTCCTTGAGGGACGTGCTCCTAGATGAATCCTTATTGCTATCCGCGAGGGGGGGCCCAAGCTTTCCGCAGGCCAGCCCGCCATCGATAGACGAGTTTTTGGTAAATATAGAAAAGAGGATATCCGAATTTTACAATGTGCTCATCGGGCTATATAGGGAACTTGGGGAGAGCATATCGTTCCTGAGGCTGATCAGCGGGCTCGGGCCATTGGAGGCCATAAGGAGATTCATAATGTTGCTATTCTTGGCCAACGAGGGCAAGGTCGAGCTATTTCAGGAGGATGGCATCGGGGATATAAGGATAATCCCGAGGATCGAAGCCGGTTGAAGGGCCGCCCAGATTCCAAGGACCCCGTGGCCCTGATCGAAGCCGCCCTTTACGTTAGCGGCCGCCCCTTGGAGATAAGCGCCCTCTCCAAGCTGGTTGGGAGGCCCGAGGGGGAGGTTAGGGGCCTCATCGAAAAGTTGGCGGAGAGATACGATAGCTCGGGGAGCCCCATCCAGATCTTGAGGCTCTCGAATGATAGATATGTGATGCAACTGCGGCCAGAGTACGTGGAGTATGTTAAGAGGTTCTCGAACAAGAGGCTTTTGACCTTGGGGCCCCTGAGGTCGCTCTCGCTCATAGCCATTAGGCAACCGATTACGCAGGCCTATTTGGTCAAGGTTAGAGGGAAGCTCGCGTATCAACATGTGAAGAAGTTGAAGGAGATGGAACTAGTGGAGGAGGAGAGGATGGGGCGGACCAAGATCCTGCGGACGACTAGGATGTTCTCGGATATGTTCAACCTGAGCTATGACCTACCGACCATGAAAAGGCAATTGAAGGCCCTGCTGGGAGATAAAGCGGCCCAAGGGGGACAGGGCGTTAAAGAAAAATCTTAAATCCCGCGCCCCGAACCGGGGATCGGGGCTTCGATATGTCGATGTGGCACGGCGACCTCCATAAGAGGAAGAAGACCGGCGGGAGGAGGAAGCCGTTCCGCGGCAAGAGGGCATTCGAGAGGGGCGGGCCCCCCTCCGAAACACGCCTCGGTGAGAGGAAATCCGTGAAGAGGAGGACGAGGGGGGGCGGCCTTAAGGTAAAGCTTCTTTCAACGAACGTTGCGAACGTCGTGGATACCTCCACCGGGAAATGCCAACTCGTTGAGATTAAGGGCGTGGTTAAGAATCCGGCCAATGTGGATTATCAACGTCGCGGTATAATAACAAAGGGCGCTATAATCTCCACGCCCTTGGGGAAGGCGAAGGTGACCTCGAGGCCGGGCCAAGACGGCGTGCTGAACGCAGTGCTCCTGAAGGATTTGGAATGAAACTCCCTCCGGGATAGGCTTGGATCATGAAGAGACCCGGGAAGATGGTCATCTGGCTGGAAAACCTCAACTCATCCAAGAGCAGGGGACAGGGCAGGAAGATCCCGAAGAGCTTGGCCATAGATTCTCCAACATTGGAGGAGCTTGAGAGGGCCTCCTTGGAGTTGGGGCTCAAGGTAGATTCGAAGGAGCGCGCCTCTAGGCCTAGGAGCTGGTGGGAGAGGAGCGGGTATTTGATCGTGGACAGGGGCGGGAGGCCTAGATCGGAGATCCTGAGGAGCTTGGCGATCGCCATTCGGAGGATGCGGGGAGGCACCTAGGACGGGGCGATCCTCTTGAGGACCTCCTCGCCCCTTTTCAGATCCGAGAGCTTCATGACGATTGAACCGTTCTCGGCCAAGGCCCCATAGGCATATTGTATATTGATCCCATTCCTCCCAAGCTCGGTCGAGAGCTTGAGGAGGAGGTCTTGGTCGACCGATCCCAAGACTAGGACTTCGCTCTCGGAAACCACGAAGGAGTCCCTCATTAGGCGCTCCTTTCCGCGATCCGGATCATTTAGCAGCAAATGGATTATCCCGAACTCGCCGGCATCCGCTATCATGAAGGCCTCAACGCATACCCCCCTATCCCTAAGCGCCTCCAAGACCTTCGATAGCCTCCCTGGCTTGTTTTCGACGAAGACTGAGATCTGCCTCCTTATCCTCAATCCGCTGGCCTCCGGTCCAAGATCCTGACGGCCTTCCCCTCAGCCCTAGGCAAGGAGCCCGGCTCCGCGAGCTCCACGATCAAGCGGAGCCCTAGGACGTTCTCGAGCTCGGAGGCTATCCTCTCCCTCAGCTCCACTAGGTCCTTTAACTCCCCTTTGAATATGTCCCCCGTGACCTCGATCCTTACCTTCAATTCGTCCATGTGGCCCCTCTTTTCAACCACTATCTGGTAATTGTTCCCGACCCCCGGCATCCTCATGAGGACGTGCTCTATTTGGCTCGGGAAGACATTGACCCCCCTTATCTTTATCATATCATCGGTCCGCCCCTTTATCCACGATATCCTCCTATGAGCCCTGCCGCATTCGCATACATCGTCATCTAGGATCATCGCTATATCCCTGGTCCTGTACCTGATCAACGGCATGGCCTCCCTTGAGAGGGTCGTTATGACCAGCTCCCCCTCCTCGCTAGGGGGGAGGCTCTCGCCCGTCTTCGGATCGATTACCTCCACGATGAAATGATCCGACCAAACGTGGAGCCCATCCTGAGCGATGCACTCGAACGCTACCCCAGGGCCCCCGACCTCCGATAGCCCATAGGAGTTGAAGACCATACAACCGAATAGCTCCTCGAGCTTCTCCCTAGTGCCCTCGGACCAAGATTCGGCACCGCAGCTTATCGTCTTGACCCTTAGGTCCCTGCTGGGGTCGATGCCCATTTCGATGGCCGTCTCCCCCAAATAGAGCGCATAGGAGGGTATGCTCGTGAAGGCAGTGACCCCGAAGTCCTTCATCAGCTTGATCTGCCTCTTCGTTCCGCCCGTTGAGGAGGGCACCACTTTTGCGCCTATCAGCTCGGCCCCATAATGGAACCCGAGGCCCCCCGTGAATAGGCCATATCCCAATATTACTTGGAATACGTCCTCCGAGGTCACGCCGGTCATGGTGAGGCATCTCGCGATGCAATTGGCCCATATTTCCAAATCCCTCTTGGTATAGGCCACCACGGTCGGGTTCCCGGTCGTCCCGGAAGACGTGTGGATCCTCACGACCTTCGAGAATGGGACCGCCAAGAGGCCGAAGGGGTAATTGTCCCTTAGGTCCTCCTTCGTGGTAAATGGGAGCTTTCCCAAATCGTCTATGGATCTTATGGAATCGGGCCCTATTCCCCTATCCCGCAACAGCCTCCTATAAAAGGGGCTCCCCTCATATACCCTCTTTATGAGCCCCCTCAGCCTTTCGTTCTGAACCTCCTCTATTTGCTTTGGACTCAGCCTCTCGGCCTCTGGCTCCCAGAAGGCGTTCTTTATCAATTCGCCCTTTGTCAGCCCCATTATTTGCCAGCCCGCCTCAGGAACGGCCCGGTTAGGCTATCCTCGATGACCCTCTCCGGCGGCCTCTTGGTCGCCAAGCTAACCGCCACGAAGACCAAGGAGCTCGTTATGAATCCGAGGACCGCGTAATAGAATGGAAACCGGAATCCAAGCGGGGGAGGCCATATCCCGCCCCCGTCTATTATGCCGGCGACGACCGTGGACAAGAATCCGGATAACATCCCACCGATGCAGCCCTCCCTGGTTCCCCTCCTCCAGAAGAGGCCTCCCACGAGGACCACGAACCACGTGGAGAACATCATGCCCAATGCCGCCCATATGAGCCAAGCGATCAATGCGGGAGGGGATAGCGCCGCCAATATCGTCAGGCAGCCCACTATCGCCACGACCGCCCTGCCTATGAGCATGATCGCCCTATCGCTAGCCCTTG contains:
- the smc gene encoding chromosome segregation protein SMC, with amino-acid sequence MVHIKRITIKGFKTFGKKTTISLEKGLTIITGPNGSGKSNIMDSIKFALGELSPRELRGATISDVIHKSQRASAGSAYVSLQFENLDRRIPVDSDIVTISREYSGGGEGVYRLNGRKISRKYLMDLLSSANIMATGHNMIPQHSVTRIAELSPEERMKIIADIVGIGVYDEKKKEAEVHLQKAEINIRIASAKVAEVRQRVESLERERNDYIRHSFIKGEVSRLKAMLASSEINGIESEIRPLELELAELNRKLSELRARRAELASRKSGIEAKRRALDELSVNGNENLFRLEREISDLGNSISALSAEIGVNASRIRGMEEEIKSLEAKRASLLGSIQGLAGRYRDLLAKRRKLGSKIEGLLSELLALNEEAKAMEEGMGRDEGLLKELGERRRSLEVKLANLDSKIEGAMRELDSIGRRLSSLDDRKRALESMKASLLASRERASGLAEALELEMGGIREGLMRMKREIERIEAEVGRAEEVLDEAKVALAELSAKFQRKLGSSAIRGIEELARLGLLDGFLGKLSDLIEYGDEYGKAIEAASDGWLDAIVVSDLGAAVACIEKSRRYGIGGMKLIPLRNLATRGNSLPRLPGFIQPLSELIKCDEALRPAVEFVFGDTVLINSKAAAAYCYSKGIRAVTKNGSLYEPGGGLSSGLDGGTRPGSSTEALRMERELRHRLEGLERAIGMSRRRRDALAKAMEEILERKSMIEASLKSSQRELEGINAGIGRIELALRAIEKEMGDLRIAKANLEARLGELSRERETALEELERVRGEMARIDDPIRRRTMLELRARIEGISRELELAKGECAKVEREMMDLEYSIKGSAKEMAEASRRMGSLRAEILGIGSEIERIKERKGALQGELDALRAKRIELIKSMESIASERRALEIELGDLEGEISNISESMEKIEGSIRELDRSIQERRNRIELLRIRLRDLGYDSPLAIEGSDVQALQMEMEALEAELERIGLVNQLAIIHYEEQKNNYKQLSTKIAELEMEKASILRFMAELEEKKLATFLSAFEKISQNFQEIFRRMTGGEGRLILENPENPFEGGVDISAKFPGKAELSIGSASGGEKSVATVCFILALQAFRPVPFYAFDEIDAHLDPLNSQKLAEILKERSKDSQFIVITLRDSMISAGDKVYGVYLKDGVSNVVCLPKIDGGG
- the scpB gene encoding SMC-Scp complex subunit ScpB, which translates into the protein MKGRPDSKDPVALIEAALYVSGRPLEISALSKLVGRPEGEVRGLIEKLAERYDSSGSPIQILRLSNDRYVMQLRPEYVEYVKRFSNKRLLTLGPLRSLSLIAIRQPITQAYLVKVRGKLAYQHVKKLKEMELVEEERMGRTKILRTTRMFSDMFNLSYDLPTMKRQLKALLGDKAAQGGQGVKEKS
- a CDS encoding 30S ribosomal protein S8e: MSMWHGDLHKRKKTGGRRKPFRGKRAFERGGPPSETRLGERKSVKRRTRGGGLKVKLLSTNVANVVDTSTGKCQLVEIKGVVKNPANVDYQRRGIITKGAIISTPLGKAKVTSRPGQDGVLNAVLLKDLE
- a CDS encoding signal recognition particle subunit SRP19/SEC65 family protein; translated protein: MKRPGKMVIWLENLNSSKSRGQGRKIPKSLAIDSPTLEELERASLELGLKVDSKERASRPRSWWERSGYLIVDRGGRPRSEILRSLAIAIRRMRGGT
- a CDS encoding phenylacetate--CoA ligase; protein product: MGLTKGELIKNAFWEPEAERLSPKQIEEVQNERLRGLIKRVYEGSPFYRRLLRDRGIGPDSIRSIDDLGKLPFTTKEDLRDNYPFGLLAVPFSKVVRIHTSSGTTGNPTVVAYTKRDLEIWANCIARCLTMTGVTSEDVFQVILGYGLFTGGLGFHYGAELIGAKVVPSSTGGTKRQIKLMKDFGVTAFTSIPSYALYLGETAIEMGIDPSRDLRVKTISCGAESWSEGTREKLEELFGCMVFNSYGLSEVGGPGVAFECIAQDGLHVWSDHFIVEVIDPKTGESLPPSEEGELVITTLSREAMPLIRYRTRDIAMILDDDVCECGRAHRRISWIKGRTDDMIKIRGVNVFPSQIEHVLMRMPGVGNNYQIVVEKRGHMDELKVRIEVTGDIFKGELKDLVELRERIASELENVLGLRLIVELAEPGSLPRAEGKAVRILDRRPAD